From Acidimicrobiales bacterium:
GCCGCCAGGAGGGCCCGGCTTTCATTCCGGCGACTCAGGCGACTCCGTCGAATCAGGCGACTCAGGCGACGATGACGACCGTGTGGCAGATCTTGTCGGAGAACGTCTGGCGCTTGTGGTCCCACAGCGGCCACAGGAAGCCGGCGTACAGCGGCAGGACGTCCACGATGTGGGCGATGTAGCGAACGATCGACAGCCACGGGCCCACCACCTCGCCGTCGTCCTGTCGCACCAGCCTGGTGCCGACGAAGCGCTTGCCGGCGGTCTGTCCCGTTATGCCCTGGACGACCAGGTTCCAAATTACGAAGGCTACGACGGCCACGTAGGCGATGACCCCGGCCGGGGCCCACACCCTGACGAGGATGGCGGCGGCCAGGAACGGGGCCACGAAGTCGACCAGGTACGAGGCCACGCGCAGCCCCCAGTGGGCGAGGACAGCCTCTCTCGCCGGTCGGTCCTCGTCGAGGGCCTCCGCCTGCGCCCCGGTGCCCGGCGTGGACCCGGCGTCGCCCCAGCGAGCCGAGCGTGGCTCGGCCCAGCCGGCGGGTCCCCTCGGGCGATCCGTGCTCAGGTCTGCTCCTTCGGTGACCCGGAAGGGACTCCCCCTGCCGGGCCGTTTGGCCGAGAACGTACCAGCTGGGCTGCGGCGCCCGACAAACGCGCTCAGCAACACCGCTGTCGAACCGAGCCGTTAGGATCGAATCGTCACATTCCTCTCGCGGAGGTGTCCAGATGCCGGGTCTCCCGCTGCCGCCCCAGTTCGAGTCCGTCGAGGACGAGCGGCTGCACCGCAAGCAGCGCCTCGCGGCCGCGTTCCGCTTGTTCTCGCGGTTCGGCTTCGACGAGGGGGTCGCCGGCCACATCACGGCGCGGGATCCGGAGCGTCTCGATCATTTCTGGGTGAACCCCTTCGGTGTCCACTTCGGCCACATCCGAGTCAGCGACCTCATCCTGGTGAACGACCAGGGCGAGGTGGTCGAGGGTGACTACGCCGTCAACACCGCCGCCTTCGCCATCCACTCCCAGGTCCACGCCGCCCGCCCCGACGTGGTGGCCGCCGCCCACGCCCACTCGATCTACGGCAAGTCGTGGTCGGCGCTCGGACGCACGCTGGACCCGATCACCCAGGACGTCTGCGCCTTCTACGGAGACCACGCCCTGTTCGACGACTACACCGGTGTCGTGCTCGACGTCGAGGAGGGCAAGCGCCTCGCCCACTCCCTGGCCGACGCCAAAGCCGTCATCCTGCGCAACCACGGCCTGCTGACGGTCGGCCAGTCCGTCGACGAGGCGGCCTGGTGGTTCATCACCATGGAGCGCTCGTGCCAGGCTCAGCTCCTCGCTGAGGCGGCGGGCAAGCCGGTGCTGATCGACGAGGACATGGCCCGGCTCACCTCCAGTCAGGTGGGCTCGAACATCGCCGGTTGGTTCAGCTTCCAGCCGCTCTACGACCGCATCGTGCGGGAGCAACCCGACCTGCTCGGGTAGCTACAGCTCCCCCGCCGGCTCCACGAACCGCTCGGACAGCCCGGCCACGAGGGCGCGCAGCTTCTCGCTGTCGGTCGCGAAGGCGGGGAGCACAAGCTGGTCGACCCCGGCGTCCCGGTAGGCGGCGAGGCTCTTCGGCTCCACCGGCTTGAGATAGGACGAGACCGTCACGTCGACGTCGGCCAGCGTGCGGCCCCGCTCCTCGAGGAGGCGCTCGAGACTCGACACGCGCTCGGCGGTCTCCTCGGGGCCGAGGTTGAACCCGTGCCAGCCGTGGCCGAGGTCGGCCACCCGGCGTAGGGCGGCATCGCTCTCGCCCCCGAAGTACAGCGGCGGGTGCGGCTGCTGCACCGGCTTCGGGAACATCCGGCAGCGAGGGAGGGAATAGAACCTCCCCTGGTACTCGGAAGGATCGTCGCACCACAGGCGGCGCATGACCTCGACGTACTCCCGGCACCGCTCAGCCCGGTGCTCGAAGGGCGCGGCCACGGCCTCGAACTCGTCGCG
This genomic window contains:
- a CDS encoding RDD family protein; protein product: MLLSAFVGRRSPAGTFSAKRPGRGSPFRVTEGADLSTDRPRGPAGWAEPRSARWGDAGSTPGTGAQAEALDEDRPAREAVLAHWGLRVASYLVDFVAPFLAAAILVRVWAPAGVIAYVAVVAFVIWNLVVQGITGQTAGKRFVGTRLVRQDDGEVVGPWLSIVRYIAHIVDVLPLYAGFLWPLWDHKRQTFSDKICHTVVIVA
- a CDS encoding class II aldolase/adducin family protein — protein: MPGLPLPPQFESVEDERLHRKQRLAAAFRLFSRFGFDEGVAGHITARDPERLDHFWVNPFGVHFGHIRVSDLILVNDQGEVVEGDYAVNTAAFAIHSQVHAARPDVVAAAHAHSIYGKSWSALGRTLDPITQDVCAFYGDHALFDDYTGVVLDVEEGKRLAHSLADAKAVILRNHGLLTVGQSVDEAAWWFITMERSCQAQLLAEAAGKPVLIDEDMARLTSSQVGSNIAGWFSFQPLYDRIVREQPDLLG
- a CDS encoding LLM class F420-dependent oxidoreductase, encoding MRVGLFIATVNPVATPEFLAAAAAGAEEGGFSSVWVGEHAVLVDEYESRYPYADDGKIPLVGETGLLEPFDTLSFLAGVTSTVRLGTAVCLLPQRNPVYTAKDASTVDWLSGGRFDFGIGIGWLRDEFEAVAAPFEHRAERCREYVEVMRRLWCDDPSEYQGRFYSLPRCRMFPKPVQQPHPPLYFGGESDAALRRVADLGHGWHGFNLGPEETAERVSSLERLLEERGRTLADVDVTVSSYLKPVEPKSLAAYRDAGVDQLVLPAFATDSEKLRALVAGLSERFVEPAGEL